From a single Candidatus Omnitrophota bacterium genomic region:
- a CDS encoding amidophosphoribosyltransferase yields MSGIFGAVSKNNCAEIILYGTDYHSHLGTEYGGMAVLGETFQRQIHNIAQTQFKSKFYDEYKQMKGNKGIGVISALEEQPMYLNSKFGPFCIVTNGLIENISELAKDLLRGGVSFTEISKYEVNETELVAKLINQGKDLIDGIEQAFAKIQGSCSLLLLNKDGVYAARDKFGYTPLVVGQRADAMAITSESCSFVNNDFKIVKYLEPGEIVLVTEKGMEQKKPGGSTNQICAFFWIYTGFPASSYEGINTEIVRERCGRQLARGDKDIEVDVVSGVPDSGAAHAIGYAIESGKPYRRPLVKYTPGYGRSYIPPSQVTRDLIAKMKLISIKEIIDGNRIVVCEDSIVRGTQLKNFTVKKLWDSGAKEIHVRPACPPLMFHCRFNLSTRSSDELVARRAIRSLEGRDIKDLSEYLDPNSQKYKEMLDWIAKDLQVTTLRYQTVDDMVEAIGLPKEKLCLYCWTGECPGSKSCDQNSCSTGCQTK; encoded by the coding sequence ATGAGTGGAATTTTTGGAGCAGTTTCTAAAAATAATTGTGCAGAGATTATACTTTATGGTACAGATTATCATTCGCATTTAGGAACTGAATACGGTGGCATGGCAGTGTTAGGTGAGACCTTCCAGCGGCAAATACACAATATTGCCCAAACTCAATTTAAATCTAAATTTTATGATGAATATAAGCAGATGAAGGGCAATAAGGGCATTGGTGTTATAAGTGCTCTAGAAGAGCAGCCGATGTATTTAAATTCTAAATTTGGCCCTTTTTGTATTGTTACTAATGGATTAATTGAGAATATTTCTGAATTAGCAAAAGATCTTCTTAGGGGGGGGGTTTCTTTTACCGAGATAAGCAAATATGAAGTTAACGAGACTGAACTAGTAGCAAAGTTAATTAATCAAGGTAAAGATTTAATTGATGGTATCGAGCAAGCGTTTGCTAAAATTCAAGGATCTTGTTCTCTTTTATTGCTTAATAAGGATGGTGTATATGCTGCTAGAGACAAGTTCGGCTACACTCCGCTTGTAGTCGGCCAGCGTGCTGATGCTATGGCAATTACATCAGAAAGTTGTAGTTTTGTGAATAATGATTTTAAAATAGTTAAATATTTAGAACCGGGCGAGATAGTTTTAGTTACCGAAAAGGGAATGGAGCAGAAGAAACCCGGTGGCAGCACTAATCAAATTTGTGCTTTTTTCTGGATTTACACTGGATTTCCGGCTTCAAGTTACGAAGGTATCAATACCGAAATCGTAAGGGAGCGTTGTGGTCGTCAGCTTGCCCGTGGCGATAAAGATATAGAGGTAGATGTTGTTTCAGGAGTTCCTGATTCTGGGGCAGCTCATGCTATTGGTTATGCTATCGAGAGTGGTAAACCTTACCGCAGACCTTTAGTTAAATATACTCCCGGATATGGCCGTAGTTATATTCCACCTTCTCAAGTTACCCGCGATTTAATAGCGAAGATGAAACTAATTTCGATTAAGGAAATTATTGATGGCAACCGAATCGTTGTTTGTGAAGATTCAATTGTTCGGGGAACTCAATTGAAGAATTTTACCGTAAAAAAACTTTGGGATTCAGGAGCTAAGGAAATTCATGTTCGGCCGGCTTGTCCGCCGCTTATGTTTCATTGTCGATTTAACCTTTCAACTCGCAGCAGTGACGAGCTTGTAGCTCGTCGGGCAATCCGAAGCTTGGAGGGTCGCGATATAAAAGACTTATCCGAGTACCTTGATCCGAATTCTCAAAAATATAAGGAAATGTTGGATTGGATTGCCAAGGATTTACAAGTTACCACTCTTAGGTATCAAACCGTAGACGATATGGTTGAGGCAATCGGCTTACCTAAGGAGAAACTTTGTCTTTACTGCTGGACCGGTGAATGTCCAGGATCAAAGAGCTGCGACCAAAATAGTTGTTCAACAGGTTGCCAAACAAAGTAA
- a CDS encoding DUF1846 domain-containing protein — MVKKIGFDNEKYLEEQSQAILERVERFNNKLYLEFGGKIVFDYHASRVLPGFDPNVKMRLLQKLKDKADIILCIYAGDIERRKVRADFGITYDVDALKLIDDLRAWEINVAAVVITRFEDQPSAIIFKNKLERRGVKVHTHRFTKGYPTDVDLVVSDKGYGANAYIETEKPLVVVTGPGPGSGKLATCLSQCYHEYKRGVKAGYAKFETFPIWNIPLKHPVNIAYEAATADLRDFNLVDPFHLETYAETSINYNRDVDAFPLLRRILEKITKDESFYKSPTDMGVNRAGFGIVDDAVVREAAKQEIIRRYFRYRCEYVMGFVDKGTVERCELVMKELKLDPQDRVVVAPAHESAKQAQGKGKVNGDIFCGAAIELKDGSIVTGKNSSLMNAPSSLILNAIKELAEIPDKIHLLSPVILKSIEDLKKSLSSSADLSLDLEETLIALSISATTNPTTQLAIEKLKELKGCEVHTTHIPAPGDEAGLRSLGVNLTSDPNFSSKSLFVV; from the coding sequence ATGGTAAAAAAAATCGGTTTTGATAATGAGAAGTATTTAGAAGAACAGAGCCAGGCAATTCTTGAGCGGGTGGAAAGGTTTAATAATAAGCTCTATCTAGAGTTTGGTGGAAAAATCGTTTTTGATTATCATGCTTCAAGAGTTTTACCGGGATTTGATCCTAACGTGAAGATGCGGCTTTTGCAAAAGTTGAAAGATAAGGCCGATATTATTCTTTGTATCTATGCTGGCGATATTGAAAGAAGAAAAGTGCGAGCCGATTTTGGCATTACCTATGATGTCGACGCGCTTAAGCTGATAGATGATTTAAGAGCTTGGGAGATCAATGTTGCGGCAGTAGTGATTACTCGTTTTGAAGATCAGCCTTCAGCAATAATTTTTAAAAATAAACTCGAGCGGAGAGGAGTAAAGGTTCATACTCATCGATTTACTAAGGGCTATCCTACTGATGTAGATTTGGTAGTTAGTGATAAAGGCTATGGTGCAAATGCCTATATTGAAACCGAAAAGCCGTTGGTCGTGGTCACCGGACCTGGCCCAGGGAGTGGAAAGTTAGCTACCTGCCTTTCTCAGTGTTATCATGAGTACAAAAGAGGCGTAAAGGCTGGCTACGCTAAGTTTGAAACTTTTCCAATTTGGAACATCCCGCTTAAACATCCGGTAAATATTGCCTATGAGGCAGCTACTGCTGATTTAAGAGATTTTAACTTAGTAGATCCTTTTCATTTGGAAACTTATGCTGAGACATCAATCAATTACAATCGCGACGTAGACGCTTTTCCCTTGTTGCGGAGAATTTTAGAAAAGATAACTAAGGACGAATCGTTTTATAAATCTCCGACTGATATGGGGGTGAACCGAGCTGGATTTGGGATTGTTGACGATGCAGTCGTTAGGGAAGCAGCCAAACAAGAGATTATTCGCAGATATTTTCGCTATCGTTGTGAATATGTAATGGGTTTTGTTGATAAGGGAACAGTTGAAAGATGCGAATTGGTAATGAAAGAGCTTAAACTTGATCCTCAAGACAGAGTAGTAGTTGCCCCGGCCCATGAATCTGCTAAGCAAGCACAGGGCAAGGGTAAAGTTAACGGAGATATCTTTTGCGGTGCAGCTATCGAGTTAAAAGACGGATCAATCGTAACCGGAAAGAACTCTTCTTTAATGAATGCTCCTTCAAGTTTAATTTTAAATGCGATAAAAGAATTGGCCGAAATTCCTGATAAGATTCATCTATTATCACCGGTAATACTTAAATCGATTGAAGATTTAAAGAAGAGTTTATCTAGTAGTGCTGATTTGAGCTTAGATTTAGAGGAGACACTTATTGCTTTAAGTATAAGCGCGACTACTAATCCAACTACCCAGTTAGCTATAGAAAAGTTAAAAGAATTAAAAGGCTGTGAAGTTCATACGACGCATATTCCGGCCCCCGGCGATGAAGCCGGTTTAAGGAGTTTAGGGGTTAATCTTACTAGTGACCCTAATTTTTCTTCTAAGAGTCTTTTTGTTGTATAA
- the carB gene encoding carbamoyl-phosphate synthase large subunit, with the protein MARRKDIKKVLIIGSGPIIIGQACEFDYSGTQACKALKEESYEVVLVNSNPATIMTDPGTADKTYIEPLTIESLEEIIKIERPDGLLSNLGGQTGLNLSSGLFKTGILEKYGVEIIGVKADAIERGEDRIAFKETMNKLGIEMARSAPSHSVEEAEKIASELGYPVVLRPAYTMGGTGGGIAYNVEELRTIVARGLAVSIVNQVLVEESVIGWEELELEVVRDANNKKITVCFIENIDAMGVHTGDSFCTAPMFTVPEKLQKRMQELSYKIVDAIEVVGGTNIQFAHNLVDDRLVVIEINPRTSRSSALASKATGFPIARISTKLAAGLTLDEIPYWRKGTLDKYEPWGDYVVIKFARWAFEKFPAAKDVLGTQMKAVGEVMSIAKTFKESFQKAIRSLESKRYGLGGAKNFKELSLDKLKEKLAQPSSERVFIIYEALRKGMSVEELYQLTFIGRQFLKEMQELVQFEEELLKSSWKDLPNEKLAKAKEWGFSDRYLAGLFNIKEKEVRTKRLAIGKKVAYEPVPVSGVENAAYYYSTYNAKDKVEVSDNKKIMILGGGPNRIGQGIEFDYTCVHAAFTLRDEGYESIMVNCNPETVSTDYDTSDKLYFEPLTIEDVLAIYDKEKPIGAIVQFGGQTPLNLAKELKENGVNILGTTPESIDLAEDRERFREKMIKLEIPQPESGTARSLEEALKIAREIGFPLMVRPSYVLGGRGMEVIYDEEALQKYAKEAIKVSPEHPMLIDKFLEHAVEVEVDALADGQDAFVAAVMEHIELAGVHSGDSACAIPTRTVTQEQLKTIDEYTVKIAKELKVIGLMNIQYAICDDKVYILEANSRASRTVPIVSKITGTSMARIATQLMLGKKIADFPELKTRKLPYVGVKEAVFPFNMFPEVDPLLGPEMRATGEVMGIGETFGAAFYKAQAAAGTALPLAGNVLLTVNDKDKSELLPIAKKIKKLGFNIYTTEGTSSFLEKGGVESILIKKLHQGRPNIADLIKNKEIHLVINTPAGRNSKHDDSYIRMLAIQQKIPYITSMAAAQASVEGIESAIGAKCPPKSLQDYYRLLV; encoded by the coding sequence ATGGCAAGACGCAAAGATATTAAAAAAGTTTTAATTATTGGTTCTGGTCCGATAATCATCGGCCAGGCGTGCGAATTTGACTATTCTGGCACTCAAGCTTGCAAGGCTTTAAAAGAAGAGAGCTATGAGGTAGTTTTAGTTAACTCTAATCCAGCCACGATCATGACCGATCCTGGTACAGCTGATAAAACCTATATTGAACCTCTGACTATAGAAAGTCTAGAGGAAATTATTAAAATTGAAAGGCCTGATGGTCTTTTGTCTAATTTGGGTGGTCAGACCGGGCTTAATCTTTCATCAGGTCTTTTTAAAACCGGTATTTTAGAGAAGTACGGTGTTGAGATTATTGGGGTTAAGGCTGACGCTATTGAAAGAGGCGAAGATCGTATTGCTTTTAAAGAGACAATGAATAAGTTGGGCATAGAAATGGCTCGTTCTGCTCCTAGTCATTCAGTTGAAGAAGCTGAAAAAATAGCCTCAGAGTTGGGCTATCCGGTAGTTTTGCGTCCAGCTTACACCATGGGGGGAACCGGAGGAGGAATTGCCTACAATGTTGAAGAGTTAAGAACGATAGTGGCTAGAGGTTTGGCGGTAAGCATAGTTAATCAGGTTTTGGTTGAAGAGTCAGTTATTGGTTGGGAAGAACTAGAGCTGGAAGTGGTCCGTGATGCTAATAATAAAAAGATCACTGTTTGCTTTATCGAAAATATTGATGCGATGGGGGTACATACTGGAGATAGTTTTTGTACTGCACCAATGTTTACGGTGCCGGAGAAGCTACAAAAGCGGATGCAAGAGCTTTCTTATAAAATTGTTGATGCGATAGAGGTTGTTGGCGGTACTAATATTCAGTTTGCTCATAATCTAGTTGATGATCGTCTGGTGGTAATTGAGATTAACCCTCGAACCTCACGTTCCTCAGCCCTAGCTTCTAAAGCTACTGGTTTTCCGATTGCCCGGATTTCAACCAAATTAGCAGCCGGATTAACCCTGGATGAAATTCCTTATTGGAGAAAAGGGACTCTTGATAAATACGAGCCTTGGGGCGACTATGTGGTAATTAAATTTGCCCGTTGGGCTTTTGAGAAATTTCCGGCGGCAAAAGATGTTTTGGGTACACAGATGAAGGCAGTTGGAGAGGTAATGAGCATAGCCAAAACTTTTAAGGAATCGTTTCAAAAAGCGATTCGTTCTTTAGAAAGTAAAAGGTATGGTTTAGGCGGAGCAAAGAATTTTAAAGAACTTTCTTTAGACAAACTAAAAGAAAAATTAGCTCAGCCTTCCAGTGAGCGGGTGTTTATTATTTATGAGGCTTTGCGTAAAGGGATGAGCGTTGAAGAGCTTTATCAGCTAACCTTTATCGGTCGTCAGTTTCTTAAGGAGATGCAGGAGTTAGTTCAATTTGAAGAGGAATTACTTAAAAGTTCATGGAAAGACTTACCTAATGAAAAATTAGCTAAAGCTAAAGAGTGGGGTTTTTCTGACCGTTATCTAGCCGGATTGTTTAATATTAAGGAAAAAGAAGTTAGAACTAAACGTTTGGCCATTGGAAAAAAAGTTGCCTATGAGCCAGTTCCGGTCAGTGGTGTGGAAAATGCCGCTTATTACTATTCAACCTATAATGCTAAAGATAAAGTTGAAGTTTCCGATAATAAAAAAATAATGATTTTGGGTGGCGGACCTAATCGTATTGGCCAGGGTATTGAGTTCGACTATACCTGTGTGCATGCGGCTTTTACTCTTCGTGATGAAGGCTATGAATCGATAATGGTCAATTGCAATCCCGAGACAGTCTCTACTGATTATGATACTTCTGACAAGTTATATTTTGAGCCTTTAACCATTGAAGATGTTTTAGCAATCTACGATAAAGAAAAGCCGATTGGAGCAATTGTTCAATTTGGAGGTCAAACTCCTTTAAACTTGGCTAAAGAGTTAAAAGAAAATGGGGTAAATATTCTTGGTACAACACCGGAGAGTATAGATTTGGCCGAAGACCGAGAGCGTTTTCGAGAAAAGATGATAAAATTGGAAATTCCTCAACCAGAAAGCGGCACAGCAAGATCACTCGAAGAAGCTTTAAAGATTGCTAGAGAAATTGGTTTTCCGCTGATGGTTCGACCTTCCTATGTGCTTGGTGGTCGAGGTATGGAGGTTATCTATGATGAAGAAGCTTTACAAAAGTACGCCAAGGAAGCAATAAAGGTTAGCCCGGAGCATCCGATGCTTATTGATAAGTTTCTAGAGCATGCGGTTGAAGTTGAGGTTGACGCCTTGGCTGATGGTCAAGATGCTTTTGTTGCTGCGGTTATGGAGCATATTGAGCTAGCTGGAGTTCATTCCGGAGATTCGGCCTGTGCCATACCTACTAGAACTGTTACTCAGGAGCAGCTAAAGACAATAGACGAATATACGGTTAAGATTGCCAAAGAACTTAAGGTAATTGGATTAATGAATATACAGTATGCTATTTGTGATGATAAAGTTTATATCTTAGAGGCAAATTCTAGAGCTTCACGTACAGTTCCGATTGTTTCTAAGATTACTGGAACCTCTATGGCTAGGATCGCTACTCAGCTTATGCTTGGTAAAAAGATTGCAGATTTCCCTGAACTAAAAACTCGAAAGTTACCTTATGTCGGAGTGAAGGAAGCGGTTTTTCCTTTTAATATGTTTCCTGAAGTAGATCCGTTGCTAGGTCCTGAGATGAGGGCAACTGGGGAGGTTATGGGCATTGGCGAAACTTTTGGAGCGGCTTTTTATAAGGCTCAGGCTGCAGCCGGTACTGCTTTACCTTTAGCTGGTAATGTTCTTTTGACCGTGAATGATAAGGATAAGTCGGAGCTGCTACCGATTGCTAAAAAAATTAAAAAGTTAGGGTTCAATATTTACACTACTGAGGGGACAAGTAGCTTTTTGGAAAAAGGGGGCGTAGAGAGTATTTTGATAAAAAAGTTGCATCAAGGAAGACCGAACATTGCAGATTTGATAAAAAATAAAGAGATTCATTTAGTTATCAATACTCCCGCTGGACGTAACAGCAAGCATGATGATAGCTATATTCGAATGCTAGCTATCCAACAGAAAATTCCTTATATAACATCAATGGCTGCTGCTCAAGCCAGCGTTGAGGGAATAGAATCTGCTATCGGCGCGAAGTGTCCGCCAAAGTCTTTACAGGATTATTACCGGTTGCTTGTTTAA